The Vibrio rhizosphaerae genome contains the following window.
AACTGGCAGATAATCTGGCAGCGATCGGTCACCGAATTGTTCATGGCGGTGAGCAGTTTACTCAATCCGCTTTGATTGATGATTCCGTTCTGAAAGGGATCGAAGAAGCAGCCACATTTGCACCACTGCATAACCCGGCTCATGTTATTGGCATCAAAGCGGCACAGCACGCATTCCCAAGTCTGAAAAATGTAGCGGTTTTTGATACCGCGTTCCATCAGACAATGCCTGAAGAATCATTCTTATACGCCCTGCCATACAAACTCTATAAAGAGCACGGTATCCGCCGTTACGGTATGCATGGCACATCCCACCTGTTTATTACGCGTGAAGCGGCAGAACGTCTGGGTAAACCGGCCGATCAGCTGAACATCATCAACTGTCATTTAGGCAATGGTGCTTCTGTTTGTGCGATTAAAAACGGTCAATCCGTCGATACGTCGATGGGGTTGACGCCACTGGAAGGTCTTGTGATGGGGACACGTTGTGGTGATATCGATCCTGCAATCATTTTCCATCTGCATGATGCGCTTGGCTATTCAGTGAAAGAGATCAACACCATGCTGACCAAAGAGTCCGGCTTGCAAGGTCTGACTGAAGTCACTTCCGACTGCCGTTATGTTGAAGACAACTACGGTACAAAAGAAGATGCAACCCGCGCAATGGATGTATTCTGTCACCGTCTGGCAAAATATGTTGCCGGTTACACTGCCAGTATGGATGGTCGTCTTGACGCCATCGTATTTACCGGCGGCATCGGTGAGAACTCAGCACCGATTCG
Protein-coding sequences here:
- a CDS encoding acetate kinase, which produces MSKLVLVLNCGSSSLKFAIVDAENGNEHLTGLAECLHLPEARIKWKLDGKHEAQLGNGAAHEEALAFIVETILASKPELADNLAAIGHRIVHGGEQFTQSALIDDSVLKGIEEAATFAPLHNPAHVIGIKAAQHAFPSLKNVAVFDTAFHQTMPEESFLYALPYKLYKEHGIRRYGMHGTSHLFITREAAERLGKPADQLNIINCHLGNGASVCAIKNGQSVDTSMGLTPLEGLVMGTRCGDIDPAIIFHLHDALGYSVKEINTMLTKESGLQGLTEVTSDCRYVEDNYGTKEDATRAMDVFCHRLAKYVAGYTASMDGRLDAIVFTGGIGENSAPIREMVLNRLSIFGIQVNQEANLKARFGGEGTITTEESRIPAMVISTNEELVIAEDTARLAGL